One stretch of Tribolium castaneum strain GA2 chromosome 5, icTriCast1.1, whole genome shotgun sequence DNA includes these proteins:
- the Piezo gene encoding piezo-type mechanosensitive ion channel component isoform X13, with amino-acid sequence MANFFLCLFIFRIVLPIVLGACIIFRPSLLSAIYLLFLLFLPCIPIPTASSMAGSTGIYIKLLIATSILTFVAQLAFQIVLLAMPPYGHILEKCELLEQILRHVGLVRLDAMNPIAVVTWISPEIVMVVISVGTYVICKKLLEKRTVEVVENEENLPQKAKANRKQFNLFVAVGKYAVLVALCVAAVLRPSVPGGLYFLVFLCAATWWSCCKELGKGFAIVMRCVMAVVVVHMGALYTYQFQWPQEYLDKNSTYARYFGLTPIFWSNCTDDPRTFNWEQEEWATYANPIALFLLYYVLALESKFLLKPQSQKKQGKFLRLEGSFTKPLNRQLSNKQLMRRATTRNKWQSATRKVRIPRTEYAISEHTPLIGGVSPSRRYGSGKKPPVYQDSTGSFTITGENPEDIPMDELGKGAAEEEYKPTIIENVMYGLESILQVIIKSSYIVTNIIMMAWSITYISWITFVLLIWANLLWLVPNQRKSMLRSSPFLVAYAWFLLISAYIYSMNLTESELPTTIEGIDLSEIGFQKVEVLPCNPLLVKCLFTAMFWITLRQFVRERIEERQTTALADMAAPLQVTVGAAAGVENEQDPGSKLMEKIGQYLRKILTKFWIWVVAITLFAVAITGERMTAFRIFYMALFLFFILTFQISFRAWRKMMFGFWLTVIVFSMAILVMVYTYQFKNFDIYWRDYLHVPIQRQLDIGLEKFETKQLFVRLVTPTFFVIITVIQLHYFHKEFMELSDPKNTSVIGVDLDQSSLQGGAPTSDKDETSSSIKMDLTDTDSSQTRWQRLVKYFHHTSNLIFLFLELHMPKFVVLFLMLVCIYDKCALYFILVLLLVLACAFGRPMQIFAIYTSSVFVSVMLLARMIYQTDYINPGNWNVTCEMQNNSKIANNAKWLGFYKTSKDASLPHLVKWNIMYILVVTLWAVILVRQFNYRVSRGKPTTRAFFMFPKITRWDADKSTSNCIKYLFNYGFFKFGVEICLMATVAVIGFRMDMYSIIYSVWLCVMFIAKRDTLAKIWTFYMMFIALLLPIQYVMTVGLPPTLCILFPWDQDYWDKSEVKNAAIFRRLQEFSYLLDTEYPPSPKKLICDFILLLLVSRQAVIFRIEKRWAGREYPGGSNDIIIHHAEEKGFVNPTPDYISSVRSYLDVIKKGVYSSFLWITLAIVFLAGTNRVNVFSIGYLIGAFVFLWQGTDLYLRPIPTIIKSWDLFLGYNVFVILCKTALQIVGCIFIQDIPNYACWLIQLFGIGCVKKFGDLTVQAGLADELVCKVPREYVGLVWDGLCFGFMIMQRRIFTSYNFFHLINEIKAGSILASRGAELIEELRLKRMTEQEEQERRVLEKIKAKMDRIKANQQKIQGSSYKDSENHYVDTIFKGRPKRRTREPKSYKQAVRSGDYYMFDDLDDEDELDFMDIPKDDEEEAKGRGQTVSELLSTAMKTDISTSVKRSETDFRRRGSMPLPTRQKSIISTRSQLSAPYSAPPIIEEPGPRTVTIIDERGKDEPKPGTSKDDDESTVISEQKPTVREKVSVGLLFVWAFIQSSMISLTNFLNKYSRDYRYVIRVLAKEKKFLKEHTDYNVGLRLGSGQLWQPAASYNSLLGQSQPSLDRRDYDEKPPVSDESDQKAMATLPYTSDQDSREGSRIDMEEYEGTEMSSYDQPPIIRLLLAIWYIIMSRSENVCYFIIFLNQIKSATFLSLPLPLMVFLWGTLTIPRPDKTFWVTIIAYTEVIVLIKCMFQFDIIPWNMSQGITNNPFYPPRIIGIERNSNFAVWDLLLLLVVFFHRFMLKSMGLWKSSPVPAVLLTEGDYKVNSEGKLEPVQSEMQITRRSSKHSDKTLSSKSSVPEDSDLERLVEESDQNEDDMRRASITKQDLQDKILSVECQRVDPMAHLPQSLKLAFLKYGESIRLFFKQLRDPTSRVAADVYSYMFLCDFYNFFVILIGYSSFGTQQGDGGVSSYLEDDRVPVLFLLMLILQFTLIIVDRGIFLRKNILAKIIFQFIQVFVLHIWLFIVFPIITERGFNSVLAPQMYYMVKCFYLLLSAYQIRCGYPTRILGNFLCKGYNYVNMFLFKGFMAIPFLFELRTVMDWMWTDTSMTVFDWIKMEDIFSHIFQIKCTRHVESEYPQPRGERKPPVIKYLMGGAILALIIAIIWFPLVFFSLGNAVGKPNPPYDVTLEIRIGPYEPVYQMSAQSNSIHQFTESNLAQLQQAYIQQKTAATFISNYEGPDIAAVKLSLDSANIWSISPPDRERMVAEVSSNDSLKIRLEYKVSHKTSKPEDSGVIPDNVEIQVPAAINGKPNVMRQNLLQMLKGNKSASPMILEDILPKFLKVTNRGTAKSISQLMFLNNEDAESPNPVGKAFRTISLSLDSSNDSVTEWWQIKENCTDLNYKMFLKKLPMADCNSIIVYTFNDKIFPSTLSVLTGGGIIGLYSTLVFVAFRFFRGFFAEQCFKIMFEDMPNIDRVLQLCLDIYLVREAGEFALEEDLFAKLVFLFRSPETMIKWTRPKEELADDEDPEGDA; translated from the exons ATGGCCAATTTTTTCTTGTGCTTGTTCATCTTTAGGATAGTGTTGCCGATCGTTCTGGGGGCAT GTATCATTTTCCGGCCGTCTCTACTTTCCGCCATTTACCTCCTTTTCCTCCTCTTTCTCCCATGTATCCCTATACCGACGGCCAGCTCCATGGCCGGTTCCACCGGCATCTACATCAAGCTCCTCATCGCCACATCCATCCTGACCTTTGTAGCCCAACTGGCTTTCCAGATTGTCCTTCTGGCTATGCCTCCATACGGCCATATCCTCGAAAAATGCGAACTCTTAGAGCAAATTCTACGACACGTGGGTCTTGTCCGGCTCGATGCCATGAACCCCATCGCTGTGGTCACCTGGATTTCGCCTGAAATCGTCATGGTGGTCATATCCGTCGGGACCTACGTCATCTGTAAGAAACTCCTCGAGAAACGGACCGTTGAAGTGGTCGAAAACGAGGAGAATCTTCCACAGAAGGCGAAAGCCAACAGAAAACAATTCAATCTTTTCGTCGCTGTTGGCAAATATGCCGTTTTAGTGGCGCTGTGTGTGGCTGCAGTGCTCCGACCCTCTGTACCTGGAGGGTTGTATTTCTTGGTGTTTTTGTGTGCCGCCACGTGGTGGTCGTGTTGTAAGGAGCTCGGCAAGGGCTTTGCCATTGTGATGAGGTGTGTCATGGCCGTGGTGGTAGTCCACATGGGCGCTCTCTACACGTATCAGTTCCAATGGCCACAGGAGTACCTCGACAAGAACAGTACCTATGCGCGGTATTTCGGCTTGACTCCGATTTTTTGGTCCAATTGCACCGACGATCCCAGAACCTTCAACTGGGAGCAAGAGGAATGGGCGACTTATGCCAACCCCATCGCCCTTTTCCTCCTCTACTACGTGCTAGCACTAGAATCCAAGTTCTTGCTTAAGCCCCAG TCGCAAAAGAAGCAGGGGAAATTTTTACGTCTCGAAGGGAGTTTTACGAAGCCGCTGAATCGGCAGCTTTCTAACAAACAACTAATGCGCAGAGCCACGACGAGAAACAAGTGGCAAAGTGCTACTCGCAAAGTCCGA ATTCCCCGGACCGAATATGCCATTAGTGAGCACACACCC TTAATCGGGGGAGTGAGTCCATCACGACGTTACGGCTCTGGTAAAAAACCACCCGTTTATCAAGACTCGACGGGAAGTTTCACCATAACTGGCGAGAACCCAGAAGACATCCCAATGGATGAACTCGGTAAGG GTGCTGCAGAAGAGGAATACAAGCCAACCATCATCGAGAATGTCATGTATGGCCTAGAGTCGATCCTCCAGGTCATCATCAAATCCTCATACATCGTCACAAACATCATCATGATGGCGTGGAGTATAACCTACATCAGCTGGATCACTTTCGTTCTTCTCATCTGGGCCAATCTTTTGTGGCTTGTTCCTAACCAAAGGAAATCAATGCTTCGGTCTAGTCCCTTCCTGGTGGCCTACGCGTGGTTCCTCCTCATTTCGGCATACATTTACTCGATGAATCTTACCGAAAGCGAGTTACCAACTACCATCGAAGGCATAGATTTGTCCGAAATCGGCTTCCAGAAGGTGGAGGTTCTCCCGTGCAACCCTCTTCTAGTTAAATGTCTCTTCACGGCGATGTTTTGGATCACTCTGAGACAATTCGTAAGAGAACGAATCGAAGAACGCCAAACTACAGCACTTGCCGACATGGCTGCGCCCCTCCAAGTGACTGTAGGAGCGGCAGCTGGGGTTGAAAACGAACAAGACCCTGGCAGTAAACTAATGGAGAAAATCGGGCAATATTTGAGgaaaattttgacgaaattttggaTTTGGGTGGTGGCGATCACGCTTTTCGCCGTGGCCATAACCGGGGAGAGGATGACAGCGTTTAGGATTTTCTACATGGCGTTGTTCCTGTTTTTCATCCTCACGTTCCAAATCTCGTTTAGAGCTTGGAGGAAGATGATGTTCGGGTTCTGGTTAACTGTCATAGTCTTTTCCATGGCAATACTAGTCATGGTCTACACTTACCAATTCAAGAACTTTGATATCTACTGGCGGGATTACCTACACGTGCCTATTCAACG CCAATTGGATATCGGCCTGGAAAAATTCGAGACGAAACAGTTGTTCGTCCGATTGGTCACTCCCacattttttgtcataatcaCTGTAATCCAACTGCACTACTTCCATAAAGAGTTTATGGAACTGTCTGATCCGAAAAATACCAGCGTTATTGGAGTAGACCTAGATCAGAGTAGCCTCCAAGGGGGCGCCCCTACTAGTGATAAAGACGAAACGTCTTCATCCATCAAGATGGACCTGACCGACACAG ATTCATCGCAAACTCGGTGGCAACGCCTCGTTAAGTATTTCCACCACACCAGTAACCTAATTTTCCTATTCCTGGAGTTACACATGCCCAAATTCgtcgttttgtttttaatgcttGTTTGCATTTACGACAAATGCGCCTTGTACTTCATCCTAGTCCTTCTCCTAGTACTTGCGTGTGCTTTCGGACGTCCCATgcaaatttttgcgatttatACGAGTTCTGTTTTCGTCTCTGTGATGTTACTAGCGCGAATGATTTACCAAACCGATTATATAAATCCCGGTAATTGGAACGTAACCTGTGAG ATGcaaaacaattcaaaaattgcgAATAACGCAAAATGGTTGGGTTTTTACAAAACGAGCAAAGATGCAAGTCTACCGCACTTGGTCAAGTGGAACATCATGTATATCCTTGTGGTGACCCTATGGGCTGTTATTTTGGTCCGGCAGTTTAATTATAGGGTTTCGAGGGGGAAACCGACCACAAGGGCTTTTTTCATGTTTCCCAAAATCACGCGATGGGACGCTGATAAAAGTACAAGCAACTGTATCAAGTATTTATTCAACTATGGTTTCTTCAAGTTCGGAGTAGAAATTTGTTTGATGGCTACAGTGGCCGTCATTGGCTTCAGGATGGACATGTATTCCATCATCTATAGTGTTTGGCTGTGTGTTATGTTTATTGCAAAACGGGACACACTTGCCAAAATTTGGACTTTCTACATGATGTTTATTGCCTTACTTCTCCCAATTCAATACGTAATGACAGTAGGATTACCTCCAACACTGTGTATAC TTTTTCCATGGGACCAAGACTATTGGGACAAAAGTGAAGTAAAAAATGCTGCAATTTTCCGAAGACTTCAGGAGTTCTCCTACTTATTGGACACAGAGTATCCCCCTTCTCCCAAGAAACttatttgtgattttattCTTCTCCTTTTGGTGTCTCGTCAAGCTGTGATCTTCCGTATCGAGAAAAGATGGGCAGGGCGGGAATACCCAGGCGGTTCTAACGATATTATAATCCATCACGCGGAAGAAAAAGGGTTTGTTAACCCAACCCCGGACTACATATCGAGTGTCAGATCATATTTGGACGTTATCAAGAAAGGGGTCTACTCCAGTTTCCTCTGGATAACCCTAGCTATAGTCTTTCTAGCCGGCACTAACCGGGTTAATGTTTTCTCAATCGGTTACTTGATCGGtgcttttgtgtttttgtggcAAGGTACCGACTTGTATCTCCGACCTATCCCGACAATCATCAAGTCATGGGACCTTTTTTTGGGATACAACGTTTTCGTAATTTTGTGCAAAACCGCCTTACAAATAGTCGGTTGTATTTTCATACAAGACATCCCAAACTATGCCTGTTGGCTTATCCAGCTGTTTGGTATCGGTTGCGTGAAAAAATTCGGCGATCTTACCGTACAAGCCGGTCTCGCCGACGAACTCGTTTGCAAAGTACCGAGAGAATACGTCGGACTTGTATGGGACGGGTTATGTTTCGGTTTTATGATAATGCAGCGACGCATTTTCACCAGTTATAACTTCTTCCACCTTATTAACGAGATCAAAGCGGGCTCTATTCTGGCTTCGCGAGGCGCCGAGCTGATCGAGGAGCTCCGTCTGAAACGCATGACCGAACAGGAGGAGCAAGAACGTCGCGTtctagaaaaaatcaaagccAAGATGGACCGCATCAAAGCCAACCAGCAGAAAATCCAAGGATCGAGTTACAAAGACAGTGAAAACCACTACGTGG ATACGATATTTAAGGGTAGGCCTAAGCGGAGAACGAGGGAGCCCAAGTCGTACAAGCAgg CTGTGCGGTCCGGCGACTACTACATGTTCGATGATTTAGATGACGAAGATGAGTTAGATTTTATGGACATACCGAAAGATGATGAGGAAGAGGCGAAGGGACGCGGACAGACTGTTAGTGAG CTTCTAAGTACTGCCATGAAGACTGACATCAGTACGAGTGTGAAACGGTCCGAGACTGATTTTCGTCGAAGAGGAAGTATGCCTCTACCGACAAGACAGAAATCGATAATATCGACCCGGTCACAACTATCAGCACCCTATTCTGCTCCTCCTATA ATTGAGGAGCCGGGACCTAGAACCGTCACTATTATCGATGAGCGGGGAAAAGACGAGCCAAAGCCAGGCACTAGTAAAGATGATGACGAGTCCACTGTCATAAGTGAGCAAA AACCAACAGTCCGGGAAAAAGTCTCGGTCGGGTTGTTATTCGTCTGGGCTTTCATCCAGAGCTCAATGATCAGTCTCACCAACTTCCTCAATAAATACTCGAGGGATTACCGCTACGTAATCCGTGTTTTGGCCAAGGAGAAAAAGTTTTTGAAGGAACACACGGACTACAACGTTGGTTTGCGTCTCGGCTCGGGTCAGTTGTGGCAACCAGCAGCGTCGTACAACAGTCTTCTTGGCCAGTCACA GCCATCTTTGGATCGCCGGGACTACGACGAGAAACCGCCAGTCAGCGACGAGAGCGACCAAAAAGCCATGGCTACCTTACCCTACACGTCCGATCAGGACAG CAGGGAGGGGTCGCGGATCGATATGGAGGAGTACGAAGGCACGGAGATGTCCTCGTACGACCAGCCGCCCATAATAAGGCTTTTACTCGCGATCTGGTACATCATAATGAGCCGATCCGAAAACGTCTGCTACTTTATCATATTTTTGAACCAAATCAAATCGGCGACTTTCCTGTCGTTGCCGTTGCCTCTCATGGTGTTCCTCTGGGGTACTTTGACCATTCCGAGGCCGGACAAGACTTTCTGGGTTACCATTATCGCATATACTGAG GTAATAGTACTGATCAAATGCATGTTCCAATTCGATATAATACCCTGGAACATGAGTCAAGGGATCACAAACAACCCATTCTACCCTCCAAGAATAATCGGAATTGAGCGAAACTCCAATTTTGCCGTTTGGGACCTTTTGCTTCTCTTGGTCGTATTTTTCCACAG ATTTATGTTAAAATCGATGGGTTTGTGGAAAAGTTCCCCAGTCCCGGCTGTCCTTCTGACCGAAGGCGACTACAAAGTGAACTCCGAGGGTAAACTCGAACCGGTTCAAAGTGAGATGCAAATCACGCGCCGCAG CTCCAAGCACAGTGACAAGACTCTTTCGAGTAAAAGTTCGGTCCCTGAAGACAGTGACCTCGAACGGCTCGTGGAGGAGTCGGATCAAAACGAAGATGATATGAGAAGGGCCAGTATAACCAAGCAGGATTTACAGGATAAGATTTTGAGTGTGGAGTGTCAACGGGTCGATCCTATGGCACACTTGCCCCAGTCGTTAAAACTAGC GTTCTTGAAATACGGGGAAAGTATCAGACTGTTTTTCAAGCAGTTGCGCGACCCCACGTCCAGGGTGGCTGCTGATGTGTATTCGTACATGTTTCTGTgcgatttttacaattttttcgttattttgaTCGGGTATAGTTCGTTCGGGACGCAGCAAGGGGATGGAGGAGTGTCTTCGTATCTGGAAGACGACAGAGTCCCCGTCTTGTTCCTCCTGATGCTTATTTTACAGTTCACGTTGATTATAGTGGACCGAGGGATATTTTTAAGGAAGAATATTTTAGCTAAGATTATATTCCAGTTTATCCAAGTTTTTGTCTTGCACATTTGGTTGTTTATCGTTTTTCCCATAATCACGGAACg GGGCTTCAATTCAGTGTTAGCCCCTCAAATGTATTACATGGTCAAGTGTTTCTACTTGCTGTTATCAGCATATCAGATCAGATGTGGCTACCCGACCCGAATTTTGGGCAACTTCCTGTGTAAAGGCTACAATTATGTCAATATGTTCCTATTTAAGGGTTTCATGGCGATTCCCTTTCTATTCGAATTGAGGACCGTGATGGACTGGATGTGGACCGACACCTCAATGACTGTCTTTGACTGGATCAAAATGGAGGACATATTTTCACACATTTTCCAAATCAAA TGCACACGACACGTTGAAAGCGAGTATCCCCAACCACGAGGCGAGCGCAAACCCCCCGTCATCAAATACCTGATGGGGGGAGCAATCCTCGCCCTAATTATCGCCATAATTTGGTTCCCTCTCGTCTTCTTCTCACTGGGAAACGCCGTGGGCAAGCCCAACCCTCCCTACGACGTAACCCTCGAAATCCGTATAGGGCCCTACGAGCCGGTTTACCAGATGTCGGCCCAAAGCAACTCGATTCATCAATTTACCGAAAGCAATCTCGCTCAACTGCAACAGGCCTACATCCAGCAAAAGACCGCGGCAACCTTCATTTCGAATTACGAAGGACCCGATATTGCCGCCGTTAAGCTTAGCTTAGACTCGGCAAACATCTGGAGCATCTCACCGCCGGATCGTGAACGAATGGTGGCGGAAGTTAGTTCCAACGATTCGTTGAAAATTAGACTCGAATATAAGGTTTCGCACAAGACCAGTAAACCGGAAGATTCCGGCGTGATTCCCGACAATGTCGAGATCCAAGTTCCGGCGGCAATCAACGGGAAACCGAACGTCATGAGGCAGAATCTTTTACAAATGCTGAAGGGTAATAAGAGTGCAAGTCCGATGATTCTCGAAGATATACTCcccaaatttttgaaagttaCCAACCGGGGGACGGCGAAGTCCATCTCGCAGTTAATGTTTTTGAATAACGAGGATGCAG AAAGTCCAAACCCTGTCGGGAAGGCGTTCAGGACTATAAGTTTAAGCTTGGATAGTAGCAACGACTCCGTTACGGAGTGGTGGCAGATTAAGGAAAATTGTACTGATCTTAATTACAAAATGTTCCTCAAAAAGCTACCGATGGCCGACTGCAACTCCATCATTGTGTATACTTtcaacgataaaatttttcccaGTACTTTGAGCGTTCTAACTGGGGGAGG CATAATCGGCCTTTACTCAACTCTAGTTTTCGTTGCTTTCCGCTTCTTCCGCGGTTTCTTCGCCGAGCAGTGCTTCAAAATCATGTTTGAAGACATGCCGAACATAGACCGAGTGTTGCAACTCTGCCTCGACATCTACCTAGTCCGTGAAGCCGGCGAATTCGCTCTAGAGGAAGACCTCTTTGCGAAACTAGTGTTCCTCTTCCGGTCGCCGGAAACCATGATTAAGTGGACGCGACCTAAGGAAGAGCTCGCCGACGACGAGGACCCCGAAGGGGACGCCTAA